The Aquila chrysaetos chrysaetos chromosome 17, bAquChr1.4, whole genome shotgun sequence region CCTTGGGAGTACCTGCAACTCTCTGCCACTGAGAATCAGCAATGTTCCTGAAGGTCATGTCCTAAGCGACTGCATTTCAGAACCCATCAATATTAACTGAAGTTTTCATCCTGTTACCACAGGCAGTGAGCAGAAACCCACGTCTTCATTAAGAGACCGAAATGCAATGTTTAACTATTGTcaagtaatttctctttttataaaatGGGAACACACATACTGATGGATGAGAAGCTCCTAACGACCTCATTTTAGACAAAATGCATCTCAGACCAGTCAGGCATTAGAGATGCTAATTAAAGAACCATCCACTCTTCCACTGCAGGCTGTAACTGGGATGAATTCTGCAAACTGCATGGTGTGGGTAGGATTGTATTACATGGTATAACaagcttcatttttcatggTATTAGCTAACCACTAGCCCAAAGGAGAAAAGTCTCTTAGTTGTAATAGAAAGAAGTATCAGAAGGAAACAGCTAGAAGACACTTGCTTCACTTTCTGTAACAATGTGGTTGCAGGGGAGGGAATCACAGATAGCTCAAAGGCATATCTGAAGCTTCTAGCAATTGACATGCAAACCCCTGTTCGAGCAGTCCTGTCGCAGCTGGTGTTCCCCCATTTCACTCCTGACCTTGATGAGGATCAGCATGTCTTCTAGATCCTTGCCATCCCACTTATCAAAGGGCTCAAGCAGCTGGAGGCGCTGGCTGGTGGGGCTCACGTCCACATGCTGCCCACTGCCATCCTTGGGAGGGTACTGATACGTGTCCTGGCCTGGGTCAAACTCCttccaaagaagaaaggaaaatcatcAGCCTCAGCCACCCCGAACAGCACATGAACAGAACAAGCCAATACAGGCAACTGCACCCATTCTAGCTCTAACGCTAAGGAAGAGGTCAGTGCATGAAAGTTCCCATATACATATAAAACACTACTAGTGACAGgccttccctccctccatctccaGACCGAGCAGTTACCAGCTTGGGCAGCTCATCTGCATCAGGTGCTTCTAGTTTAAACTTTTTCCCATCTGCTCCTGTCAAATAATCTGTTTCAGGGTTAAATTTTAGAGTGCCAGCAATGGACAGGGCTGTGacaatctgaaagaaaaaaaaaaggtgacaaaTTTAAAGGCATATTCTACCCCCCATCTCTTAATTTGAAAATCCTACGCCTAAGTCAAAGCCAGCAGCCAAGCTACAAACCAAGCTACACTGGGtctcttctgcaggcagagaaatTAGCTCCCAAGACACCCTGAACTATTCCACAGCCCCCGTTTGGCTGTTTCTTACCTCCGGAGAGGTCACAAATGCATGAGTCTCTGGATTGGCATCATTGCGACCTGTGAAATTCCGGTTGTAGGACGTAActattgtgtttttctctcctttcttgaTGTCCTTCCTGTGAAAGAAACAAACGTGCTCATTGAATCCAAAAGGAATAATATTGCTTCTAGATGTCTCGCTGCTAAAATCCCCCAGCTTGGTTTTGGTAGCCATCACTATCTTTTGGAAACATGCATTGGTGCCTGGACATGTTTTCCTCCCTTAGGCACAGACTCAAAAGCAAGAACAGTACAAAACCAAGTCAGACACTGATTCCTGAAGTAGTTTTCATAGCTTGTGTTGCACACTGTTGAACTGTCTAAACAATAATCATCTAAGTACATTGCCTTTGGACACCCCACCATTAGCAATGACAAAGCCACATGAGAATATGtctcccacccctccttcctaTGCGGACTTTTCCTCCCTGCCACTCCAATGATTGAAGTTGGACCAAAtcacttttcttattttaaaaggacCATACAAACACCAGTCCACTCTCTCACAGATAAGAAATCACTCTCCCCATTTTTTGCCTACTGTAAGTCTCCAGGTGTGGCCACACTTGTGGCCATTCTGCAGCTTCTTTCACCTGAAGCTTAATATAAATCTGCAGCCTTtcattccttctcctccagtgcATATCAGACAGCTATGGCCAATGGGgttttaagcatttatttttaattcccagTGTATTATATTTACAATCAAATTTTGCTTCACAGAGCACTTCAGGAGCTAAAAGATACAAAGCTAGAGTGAGGTCCATCTTTCACTTTACCTGTCCCACTGGCCAATGCATGGCCCACAAGCGTTGGCCAGAACCAGCCCTCCAACATCTCGCAGGATTTGTGCCTGGGGGCAGAGAACAACTTTGTTACTAGTAGAAAGGCTGGAATACGTTTCTGGGGTTGCTCTTTCAGGGGAAGAGGACACCTGTCTTCTAACAGAAAGCACCAAGCCTGAGAAAATTCTCCTCCTTGTTTCACTTGCAAGTTTTGAGTCACTTTTATAAATACATGGGGTTCGATCCCAGTAAAGTTATAAGTTAACACTGAGGTAGAACACAGGATGACTTGCCATGATGTTCCCATTCTCTACCTGCTTCAAATTGAGCGATCCAGCTACTCGCAGATATTTGACTGCAGGGCAGTGTCTGGTCTGATTAATATCCTACACGCCTCCTGTCCATGTAAGGAGAGAATTGGCAACGGCGCAGGCAAGTGTGTGTGCCTGCTCAGTCTGTTCAGCGAACGATTCAATTAAGTGGGCAGGTATTAAGGAAAGGTATGACTGTGGACTTTGTTGGAGGAGGCATTAAGCATTGGCTGGACATATCCACATGTAAAGACTTGGTCCCCATGCTGTGACAGCATCTAACGTTTACTAAATATTAGAACTaattaaaacatcattttctgcacagaaaaggggagaaagcagGCCATGGTTCCTCTACAGAAACATTCCTTTTAAATCAGAGTTTTGCTGTAAGTTTAGTCTAAAATAGGAACCACCTTCTGACAAAGGGCTTGCTCACCTAAATGGTTCTTAAAGGAGAAAACTGGATTGCAGGTGGATACTAGCCCTTCGTCAGTCATGGCCATCCACAGAATCCCAGGAGGGTGAGCCATCCCTTGCTATGCATACTTTCATCTCCGCAGGACCCTGGTTCCCAGTAACTGTCTCAGCTCTGTCCAGTTCCAATCCCATTCTTATACACCCAGGCAGTAAAGGTAGCAGGTCAAAACACTGTCAAGGTGACAGCAGGACCCACAGGCACACTAACACAAGGCTGGCTACCACCTCAGCAATTGCACCTCTAGTGATAAGTGAAGACAAAGTTTAAGAGTTTTCTATTAGTCACCTTTGGACTCCTGAGTATTGTCTGGAAGAGAGTTTAACACTGTTTGGAAGTGTAAAGAGCAGCCATACTCACATAACCGTCTCTTTCAATGGTGGCACGGATCTGCTCTGAGCCTGGTGTGATTGTGAACTTAGATTTGCACTTCAATCCATGTGCTAGTGCCTGTTTTGCCACTGCTGCAGAGCGTCCCATGTCCTCGTAGCTGGAGTTGGTGCAGCTGCCAATCAAGCCTGTGGCATTTGACAGAAACAGGGAAGTGGTTACTGCAGCCCTAGTTCTAGGAAGCTTCTCCTTGACCCATCTCTCACCAGAAAAAACAAGGGACAACCACCTTCTCTGCTGACAAGGAATCTGAAATGGTTTCAGGTACTAACACCGCCAAGCCTCCCAGCAATATACTGTGGTCACAAGCAATCCCTTGTCCAGCTTTGGAGGTTGCACAGTTAGATCACACTACCTGGTCACTAGtctgtttttggggtttttttataagaTCTGAGTGTCACCTACTTGCACTTTGGTTAAGCAAATCGCTACAGAGAGGTATTGTTCcgcaaagacagaaaaggctTCAAATCAAGATGGCAAGAAATGGAGgaaatgatgaaaagaaagcatcctttatTACAGTATGAAGGCCACATGAGGACATACTGTACCATcctgacagcaaaaaaataaattctttcagtTACAGCTGCTCTTGATCCTACTTGTAACACTATTGAATAATACATTTCCCACCTGGAATGTGGCCTTTACAACATATCTGCATTCTTTTTATTCCCCCAGTGAGCAACGCTTGAGAAGCCAGCCAACAGGTTACCATCCCACAAGTGAGTATATAAATATCCAAGCCTGCTCTTTAGGACACCAAGTACTAACTTTACTTAATGTCCCGAGAGCTCAACAGCCAACTGCTGGGAGGACTGACAGTCATGCTCCTGACAGATCTTTGCAACAGACAAATCCACGCAACAGACTTTTAACAAAGGTGCTCTTTAACAGGTAACATTCCTGGCAGCCCAATCATTCAAAAGtttccaagaaggaaaaaaaacttgtcTGCCTCTTGAGATTAAAATCACTCCAACTATCCCAGATCTCATCCCACACACCTGGCCCCAGTGGTCACTACTCTTCCCAGCAAATTCATATGGCCATGAAGAGATGACACTTCAGCAAAATCAAAGGACATACAGCAGTAATTAAAGGATTGGATCCCAAGCTATGTGACCAACTGCTTATCCCAAGACAGCAACATTTATGTCACAAGGAtgaaggcagaggaaagagcaaatGCTACCCACCAACTCTGATATCAACAGGCCAGCCCTCCTTTTCTGCCACAGCACCAATATCTGACACAGGGTGCGCCAGGTCTGGTGTGAAAGGTCCATTGATATGCGGTTTCAGCTTTAAGAAACAGTGACAAAGTCAGAAATTTCAgtagccaagaaaaaaaaaccccaaacacagcagcaaatcAATTCCTTTCATAGCTCTATCTGGAAGATGTTTAAACAGGATTCTTCTACATGAACACCAGAGCAGGAGCTGTCAGTGAAGCAGACCCGAGTGTTTTTTATATGTTCTAGCACAGCACCAGGGATGTCACATCAAACCCCCAGCTTGGTCCTCATTCACACAAAGCAGAGTCACATCACAACATCCAAGATGGCAAGCAGGAAGGAAGCCTTACCTCACTGAGGTTGATTTCTATCACCTGGTCATACTGACAACCAGAATCCGGTACCAAGTGTTGCTGGAATTCATCTGCCAGTGCAGCTATGTCTGGAATAAGCAAGAAGAGAGATCTGAAAAGTGCAGCAAATatgagggaaaagaagaagcCTGGAAGAACTAAACACAGGGGGTCCACCATATACTTCCCCAGCCACTTCATCTACGGACTCCCCACTTGTATCAGATGACCTACAGGACCATGCAAGGTCAGGAGCCGCATCAGACACCATTGTAGGAGGATGCTGCTCCCAGAATACGCCTTCAGTTGAACCCACACTTCTACCCACTTCAACCCCCAAACCCTTACCAGCTCGCCCAGTCTTGCCCAAGTACTTCTTCATCCGTGCATTGTAAGGGAAGATCGATGTTGTAGCTCCGATTTCAGCCCCCATGTTACAGATTGTTGCCATTCCTAGAGAAGGAGTGGGAGAAGAGACCACAGGGTCAATGAGAAAGTCCAAGGCCATTCAATTCTTCAAAAGTCAGTCCAcaggaaagacagcaaaaccaaGAGAGATCAGGGCATTAGCCACTGAAACCAAATtccacagcagagcagacacACTGACTACACAATGGCTGGCTCAGCCCCTAACTTTTCTGATCGATACCGTGCCTGCAACCAGACTTTTCTGCAAGGAAGGAGCTGAAAGCTGCATTGATTCTTGCAGATACTGGAAGGGATGACAGGGAACCCCCTGTCTGCACTGAGCACCAAATATATTTACAGCAGTAATCAGTGTCTCTGCTACCTGCAATGAGCATCCTGTCCATCCCTAGCATCTCATTTATCTTTACTGTAAGAGCCAGAAATTTGTGAGAAATTCAATGGGTTGAATAAAAAGCTTCCAGTGATGGAAcacaatataaaacaaaaccacatttgcTTGTGGCACTGGGATCACCCATGCCTTTCAAGGACACAGCAATGAAGCTGTAGAAGCTGCTGTTTTACATTTAGCAAGCTAGAAGCAGATATCACAGGTCAAGTTCCTctgatttcacagaagaaaaatcccaaattGCTCTCAGTTTGTAAAACCCAATATTCCAAGTTGCAGCCAAGCCATGCAAATGGAGAGAAGCCCAGCTTGAAGGCTGCAATTCAAGCCAAAGGAAAGGACACTTCTTGTAATTTGGTCCTAACTAGCATCATTACAGACAACTGCCATTTTTGCTCGTTCAAATTCAGCACCCAGGACCCCCACAATTAGCTAATGTAAGACTGCATGTTAGaaactgctgctgccttctggtctcccctctgccctgcttttctaaaaagctttttctttagcAGCTGTCACCCATATACCCCCTTCagcctgtttctttcctctatCCACAGCCTATTTtaggctgaaatgaaaatgtcatccTTTCTCTCTGACATCTTCACCCTTTAAGCATATGCCAGAATACCTCCACCCTTACTCTTATCCTGACACACCATCTTACAGGATTCTTCACAATTAACCACTCAGTGTTCTCAAAGTCACAAGAAGATTTAACGGAGAGGTCACTTTTTCACCAAGAGGGAGTGCTATCTTGAGTACTCTCACCCACTCTCCCAGTTTGCCATGTACTTATCACCCAGCCAGGCTAAAGGAGAACATTCAGTACTTCTTGCCCAattcccttcccagcctccacAGACAACTCAACACCCAGCTCCAACAACAATCCACTCAGATAAGAGATCAGTGTTGTCTTACCAGTGCAAGAGATTGAATCCACACCAGGCCCATGGTATTCGATGATGGCTCCTGTTCCACCCTTGACAGTGAGGATGCCAGCCACTTTCAGGATCACATCTTTAGGAGAACTCCAGCCTGAAAGCTTGCCAGTCAGTTTTACACCAATAACCTGAGCAacattaatgggaaaaaaaaaaaaaaaaaaaaaaaaaaaaaaacaaaaacaaaaactgacACCATTTCCTTTCAGCAGCCAAAACAACTCCTCAGAATTTTTCCAAAGAACCTAGGTGGTCATAGTaccaaaaaggagaaaatcctGAAGTATCAGAACATGTGCAGAAGGGCTGACACCACTGACAGGGACAACTGAAGGGAGATCAATAGTCATCTATCACTATCAGTCCCTgaataaaaaaagctggaaatggaAACTCAAAGCTACCAATACATCATAGAGGAGCTGTTTAAGCCAGTGTGCAATTACAAACAAGACTGTAATGATATATAGTGCCTTATATAAGTAGTGCCTGAAAGTAAACGTTTCTTACATAACTTATATCTCACTCTTCACAACCGAGGATTAGTACTCCTTTTGCTCCTACCTTTGGGCATTTGAGTTCCCAGGGGATTCCTGCCATGACATCTACAGCATCGGCTCCACCCACACCAATGCAGATTCCTCCCAAGCCACCTCCGTTGGGGGTGTGCGAATCTGTGCCAATCAGCATAACCCCAGGGTAGGAGTAGTTCTCCAgaataatctgaaaataaaaatggattgtttgcttgcttgtttgttgggaaaagagggggaagacagcaagaaagaagacaagaaCAAGAATTTAGATCAGTTTGTATTTGCAGATTTCAGTAGCAAGAAAGTAATTGAGTTTGGTTTGGATTGGAAATTCACTTCTGTTTCAAACTCCTTGTGCAGGATGTAATGATAGAACGAGGTACCAGTCTCAGCCCCAG contains the following coding sequences:
- the ACO2 gene encoding aconitate hydratase, mitochondrial; translated protein: MAPYCVLAARLRHALNSGIRRYHVAPVLCQRAKVAMSHFEPNEHINYEKLEKNINIVRKRLDRPLTLSEKIVYGHLDDPAKQEIERGKTYLRLRPDRVAMQDATAQMAMLQFISSGLPKVAVPSTIHCDHLIEAQLGGEKDLRRAKDINQEVYNFLATAGAKYGVGFWKPGSGIIHQIILENYSYPGVMLIGTDSHTPNGGGLGGICIGVGGADAVDVMAGIPWELKCPKVIGVKLTGKLSGWSSPKDVILKVAGILTVKGGTGAIIEYHGPGVDSISCTGMATICNMGAEIGATTSIFPYNARMKKYLGKTGRADIAALADEFQQHLVPDSGCQYDQVIEINLSELKPHINGPFTPDLAHPVSDIGAVAEKEGWPVDIRVGLIGSCTNSSYEDMGRSAAVAKQALAHGLKCKSKFTITPGSEQIRATIERDGYAQILRDVGGLVLANACGPCIGQWDRKDIKKGEKNTIVTSYNRNFTGRNDANPETHAFVTSPEIVTALSIAGTLKFNPETDYLTGADGKKFKLEAPDADELPKLEFDPGQDTYQYPPKDGSGQHVDVSPTSQRLQLLEPFDKWDGKDLEDMLILIKVKGKCTTDHISAAGPWLKFRGHLDNISNNLLIGAINIENGKANSVRNALTQEFGPVPDTARYYKKMGVKWAVIGDENYGEGSSREHAALEPRHLGGRVIITKSFARIHETNLKKQGLLPLTFADPADYNKIHPVDKLSIVGLADFAPGKPLKCIIKHPNGSQETIMLNHTFNESQIEWFQAGSALNRMKELQQKSS